The Candida orthopsilosis Co 90-125, chromosome 7 draft sequence genome has a window encoding:
- a CDS encoding Hxk1 N-acetylglucosamine (GlcNAc) kinase, whose product MIQSINTLINNLPSYGVKSGVANKNEAACSITSLESKEIEVDTKSIHSLSEGSSSLSSPRSSPISSTDSISIHDFKISSSLDLIIKSFRDPLTDNNLEKHSELLLSDFNSSLTENSITMLPNYNISPAGDENGSYLVVDLGGSTLRVAVVDIAPQDEKYDSRSDRINVVVEEKWLISNEYKVINRNFFKFIGSKIMETIKKQEILKSSDIIKTGITWSFPLDTTSYNNGKIRHVSKGYTIGDDIYDKDLKQLFESVFQEEFNVKVDIRSILNDSLAVYAAGAFLDEKMRLAMVLGTGFNMCCSLEASKDNMHPSKLIDKKMLFNTELSLFGQHLCDDFATKYDAIIDDRFDNFKHHFKTYSSPDPETNTIFQPHELMTSGRYLPELTRLVLAELIERKEIFTEFDSEELNIISNVKYDGFEGELMCFINESHDFDAIGERICQVYQWKKTISDSDISIIRYVIKAIIQRAAFIVANAIIAFFKLIKQYNRLDDLKGLLTIGYVGSVLNHFHNYRNLVINYVNSSEDAKACGYKIDLELIENSSIIGAAIGAAYYSK is encoded by the coding sequence ATGATTCAAAGCATAAACACACTTATCAATAATCTCCCATCGTATGGGGTAAAGTCTGGAGTCGCTAACAAGAATGAGGCAGCGTGCTCAATCACTAGTTTGGAATCTAAAGAGATAGAAGTGGACACCAAGTCTATTCATTCCTTGTCAGAAggttcttcttctttatcatcaCCACGTTCGTCTCCCATATCAAGCACAGATTCGATTAGTATTCacgatttcaaaatatcatcatcgcTCGATTTGATTATAAAATCGTTTAGGGACCCATTGACAGATAACAACTTGGAAAAACACTCAGAGCTTCTTTTATCCGACTTTAACTCATCATTGACGGAAAATTCTATAACAATGTTGCCAAATTATAATATCTCACCAGCTGGGGATGAAAATGGACTGTATTTGGTTGTCGATCTAGGTGGATCTACACTTCGAGTTGCAGTAGTTGACATTGCACCGCAAGACGAAAAATATGACTCTAGATCTGATCGAAtaaatgttgttgttgaggaaAAATGGCTAATATCAAACGAATACAAGGTTATTAACCgcaactttttcaaattcattggaTCAAAGATTATGGAGACTATAAAAAAGCAAGAAATATTGAAGCTGTCTGATATTATAAAAACTGGTATCACTTGGTCATTTCCTTTGGACACGACAAGTTACAATAATGGTAAAATTCGCCATGTGTCAAAAGGATACACAATTGGAGACGATATTTACGACAAAGATTTGAAACAGTTGTTTGAATCTGTTTTTCAAGAGGAGTTCAACGTAAAAGTTGATATCAGATCAATCTTGAACGACTCATTAGCTGTGTACGCAGCAGGAGCATTTTTGGATGAGAAAATGAGATTAGCTATGGTGTTGGGGACCGGATTCAATATGTGCTGCTCATTGGAGGCAAGTAAAGACAATATGCATCCAAGcaaattgattgacaaAAAGATGCTTTTCAACACTGAATTATCATTGTTTGGACAACATTTATGTGATGATTTTGCTACAAAGTATGATGCCATTATTGACGATCgatttgacaatttcaaacaccATTTTAAAACGTATTCACTGCCTGACCCCGAGACAAACACTATTTTTCAACCTCATGAGTTGATGACCAGTGGTAGGTACTTGCCTGAGTTGACTCGATTAGTTTTAgctgaattgattgaaagGAAGGAGATTTTCACTGAATTCGATAGCGAGGAGCTAAACATAATTCTGAATGTCAAATACGATGGTTTTGAAGGTGAGCTTATGTGCTTCATTAATGAAAGTCACGATTTTGATGCCATTGGTGAAAGGATTTGTCAAGTATACCAGTggaaaaaaacaatttcagATTCAGACATTTCCATAATCAGATATGTAATCAAGGCGATTATACAAAGAGCAGCTTTCATAGTTGCAAACGCAATCATTgcttttttcaaacttaTAAAGCAGTACAATAGGTTAGATGACTTAAAGGGATTGTTAACAATTGGTTACGTTGGATCAGTGTTGAACCATTTCCACAACTATAGAAATTTGGTTATCAATTATGTCAATTCAAGTGAAGATGCCAAGGCTTGTGGTTACaagattgatttggaattgattgaaaacagCTCAATAATTGGAGCTGCGATTGGAGCAGCTTACTATTCAAAGTAA